The following is a genomic window from Ghiorsea bivora.
TTTTGTAAAAAGCTATGCAGCCATTTCATATCCCTGCGCTCTGTAATACCAGCCAGACCTGGTGCAAATTTCTCATCATAACTGGGTTTATGACAATGGAAACACAACCGATCAAAAATAGCCTTTCCTTTAACCATATCACCTGCATGAGCAGGCACAAGCAAACCCCAAAAGGCAAAAGAGAGAACGCTTATTTTTACATAGATTTTCATATTTTATCCTTTTCGGGTTTACTTTTCACAATCAAGAAAGTGCTGTATTAGAGAGCTAGTCCAACCACTTGATAGAGCAGCCAATGGTTGGGTGCTGTGGTTGCGGTGCAGGTTTACCTGCAACCAATGCTTCTGCAGCAGGCAAAAGCTCTTCCTGAGTCACTTTTCTTTCATCTTTCCAATAATCATCAATACGCCCGTGATAATAAAGCTCACCATTTTTATCA
Proteins encoded in this region:
- a CDS encoding c-type cytochrome, whose product is MKIYVKISVLSFAFWGLLVPAHAGDMVKGKAIFDRLCFHCHKPSYDEKFAPGLAGITERRDMKWLHSFLQNPSKMIKHDEYAQNLKESNTYNLTMPTLPEMQDEQAREDVIAYLGTLK